In Microbacterium sp. AB, a single genomic region encodes these proteins:
- a CDS encoding SGNH/GDSL hydrolase family protein: MSDVIAIFGDSIVEGLGVRGGRYADLVAARTGLRLLDYSVSGSTVADSAERFRAEPADVAYAVIAHGVTEPIPRPRDAALRLLPRRYRRRGWMDPRAYFSRRRWKHVLERVESALRWRTKNVLMACAGSDVLLSIDDYERALRALVLMLEERGAVVLVLGPPHIDARFFPGAPEGQARYAAVAEKVAPHFVATQPGLKAWSDYFADHFHPNDSGHAKLADLVTTWIGDTESRRGRHAR; this comes from the coding sequence ATGAGCGACGTGATCGCGATCTTCGGCGACTCGATCGTCGAGGGTCTCGGCGTGCGCGGCGGACGCTACGCCGACCTCGTCGCCGCACGGACGGGGCTCCGCCTGCTCGACTACTCCGTCAGCGGTTCCACCGTGGCGGACTCCGCGGAGCGGTTCCGGGCCGAGCCCGCGGACGTCGCGTACGCGGTCATCGCCCACGGCGTCACCGAGCCGATCCCGCGGCCGCGGGACGCAGCGCTTCGCCTGCTCCCTCGCCGCTACCGACGGCGCGGGTGGATGGACCCGCGGGCGTACTTCTCCCGGCGCAGATGGAAGCATGTGCTCGAGCGCGTGGAGTCCGCCCTGCGCTGGCGGACGAAGAACGTCCTCATGGCGTGCGCCGGGAGCGACGTCCTCCTGTCGATCGATGACTACGAGCGCGCGCTCCGCGCGCTCGTTCTCATGCTCGAGGAACGCGGCGCCGTGGTCCTCGTGCTCGGGCCGCCGCACATCGACGCCCGGTTCTTCCCCGGTGCGCCGGAGGGGCAGGCCCGGTACGCGGCGGTGGCCGAGAAGGTCGCGCCGCACTTCGTCGCCACACAGCCGGGCCTGAAGGCCTGGTCCGACTACTTCGCCGACCACTTCCACCCGAACGACTCCGGGCATGCGAAGCTCGCGG